Within the bacterium genome, the region GTCACTTGATTCATCTGCGAGACGGCGGTGTTAATCTGATCGAGGCCGCGCGATTGTTCATCGGATGCGGCGGCGACTTCATTGACCAAGTTGGCCACTTTGCCGGCCGAGGTTTGGACATCGGACAAGGCGGAGCGGAGTCCGTCCACGATTTGAACTCCCCCGGCCACTCGGTTCACGTTTTCCTCGATCAGTGAGCCGGTGTTCTTGGCGGCTTCAGCGGCGCGCATCGCCAGATTGCGGACTTCCTCGGCCACCACCGCGAATCCCTTGCCGGCTTCCCCCGCGCGGGCGGCTTCGACGGCCGCATTGAGGGCGAGCAAGTTGGTCTGGAACGCGATCTCATCAATGGTCTTGATGATCTTCGAGGTTTGATCCGAAGCGCTCTTGATATCGCTCATAGCCCGATCCATCCGCTCGGCGCCGCTGGAGGCTTTGCCCACAAGCTGAGTCGCCTCATTCATAAGTTGCGCAACGGTCTTGGCGTTGTCGGCGTTCTGCTTGGTCATGGCCGACAGCTCTTCCACGCTGGAACTGGTCTCCTCAATGGAGGCGGCTTGCTCCTGCGACCCTTCGGCCACTCCCTGAGCGGCGGAGGACACCTGGGTGGCGGCGGAGGCGATCTGATTCGCGCCCTCCCCGGCCGCCGAAACAATGCGAATCAGGGCGCGATTGATGCTGCGAATCGTCAGAACGGACAGCACGACACCGACGATCACGGCGATCACGCCCAACAGCATCACCGCACGGCGAGTGGAAGCGGCCGCAGCCAGCATCTCTTCGTCCGTTTCGACGTGCGCCTCGCCCTCTTCCGAAAGGCGTTTCATAATCCCTTGCACCGTCGCCAAAGCCGGCATCGTTCTCTGAGTAAGAATCTCACTGGACGCCTTGTAGCGATCCGGAGCATCCGAAGCGAGATGCTTGTCAATATCAACGGCCGTCTCATGGAGATGGCGGTGGGGGTCTTCCAGCTCCTTGAGCAGCGGTGCGAGAGTGGGGTAGCGTCGTTCGATTTCCTTTCGTTCCTCCCCATACAGCCACGTACCCAGACCGCATTTGTGATCGTCGGTTTGGACGCCGACCGAATGAACGGCGAGGTCTTCTCGTGTCAAAACCTTGCAGACGGAGGTCACCCAGTTGAGGTGGTCAATCTCGCGATGCGCCAACAGCGACTGCAATTGATTGCCCTGAATGACGTTTTCAGCCTTGTGAACGACCGTCCCCACTCCCGAATACGACCAAACGGCGACGACTGAAAGCAGGATAATGAGAACGCCCGAACTGATGGTGATGCGTCGCCCCAGTGTGAGATTACTCCAATTCATGTTCCGTATTCCTTATGATGATTCTGGTTGCATACGTGCGTAACGAGACCGGATTCTCGATCCGTAGACTGGGCAGGGGATCAGGCCATTCCCGCCGCGAGGGCACCGTACTCCTGTTCGGACAGAACTCTGTCCACGTCGAGCAGGATTTTCACTTGCCCCTTGATTTTGGCCATTCCGAGAATAAAATCTTGCTCCACCGCCGAACCGACGTCGGGCGCATCTTCGATGTCCTGGCCGTGTATGTCCAGCACCTCGGACACTCGATCTACGACCACTCCCATCAATTGACCTTGAACGTCCACGACGATAATGCAGGTTTCGGAAGTCCGTTCGGTCTCGGTCATGCCGAATTTGCTGCGCAAATCAATCACGGGAATCACTTTTCCGCGGAGATTAATGACTCCTTTGACGTAGTGCGGCATTCCCGGTACGCTGGTTGTGTTCATCATTCCGATGATCTCGCGGACCTTGAGGATCTCGAAACCATACTCCTCGTTCGCCAGCACGAACGTAAGATACTTACCGGCACGGGAGGTCGGACTCGCCTCACTGGGTGTGCTCATTCGGCACTCCTTTCCTATCTGAGCAATATGAAATGGTTGACAGTAGTGTATCCGGGCGAAACGGTGTGCGATAGGATTGTCGCACTTCTGCAATTTGTTTCTCGCAGTTTCGTCACCTTTTGCGAAAGTGCGGCCTCTTTTCCCGCTCCGCCATTCTTCTCTTGGCGATGCATAGCGACAGCTTTCGCAAAGCCGGTGCCACGACTTTCGAAATGGAATTTCGTGACAGATTCGTCACACCGTCAACGATCGGGAGGGTGAAGCATAAAATGACCGGGGAGCGCAGTTGCGCTCCCCGGCGGAAGAAGGTTTGAAACGATTGTGCGACTATCAGCCGTTGACGAGTCTCACGAGCGAGTTCATCGAACTCTTCATCATCTCCGACTGACCGCTCAGTTCCTCGGCGGCGCTGGCGCTCTCTTCGGCGCTGGCGGCGGTTTGCTGGGTGACGGCATTCATTTGACCGACGGCGGCATTGATCTGCTCGATCCCCTGCGATTGCTCGTTGGTGGCACCGGCGATCTCGTTGATGAGACTGTCCACCTTGGACGAGGATTCCGTGACCTCTTCAAGGGCCGTTTTCAAGCCACTGACGACTTGCACACCATCCCCCACGCGGTGCAGGGTGTCTTCAATAAGCGAGCTGGTGTTCTTGGCGGCCTCGGCGCTGCGCATCGCCAGATTTCGCACTTCCTCGGCTACCACCGCAAATCCCTTCCCCGCTTCGCCCGCTCGAGCGGCTTCCACGGCGGCATTGAGGGCGAGCAGATTGGTTTGGAAGGCGATCTCATCAATGGTCTTGATGATCTTCGAGGTTTGATCCGATGCGGCCTTAATCTCGCTCATCGCGCTATTCATATCTCCGGCGCTCTTGGCGGCCTTTTTCACGGACTGCGTCGCCTGACTCATCACCGAGGCCGCCACGCGCGAGTTTTCGGCACTCTGCTTGGTCATCGCCGAGAATTCTTCCAAACTGGAGCTGGTTTCTTCGATGGATGACGCTTGTTCGCTGGCGCCCTGTGCGAGGGATTGGCTGGTGCTGGCGATCTGTCCGGAGGCGGAGGTGACTTGCGACGTGCTTTCGTCAAGTTCGGCAATCACCCGCTGAAGCGCACCGGCGATCTTCCCACCCATGAGGAAGGACAGGGCCGTCATGACCAGTAGGATGAAAAGACCTCCCCACAGCGACCAGCGCTGCACGGCGGCGAGGGCGGCGGAGGCTTCATTCGCGGCCGCATTGAAGTCTTCCGTATAGGAGCCGGCGCCGATCACCCAGTCCCACGGCTCGAAGTAGGTGATGGCCGCGATCTTCATTCGGGCCTTGTCTTCGCCCTTGTTCTTCCAGGGATAGTATTCGAAGTCTACTTGACCTTTTCGCAGTGCGAGACCCTTGCCGATGACGCTTTGAATGAACAACCGGCCGTCGGCGTCTTTGGCCTCCCAGATATTCTCGCCGTCGCGCTGGCCTTTCATGGAGACGAGATACTGCCCCTGAATGGATCCCTTACCGCCGAGCACATAAACATAGCCGGTCTTACCGACCTTGATGTCGTAGATCGCCTTGCGGAGACTCTCGACCGCTTCCTGCTTGACTCCGGCGTAGAGCATTCCGATGATCTCGCCTTTCCGGTCACGAATCGGTTCGTAGGCGGTCATGTACCACGCATTGACCACATAGGCCCGTCCGCGATAGGTCTCGCCCCGCAGAACGGCGGAAATGACCTCATTGCTCTTGCCGCCCGTTTCCAGGGCTGGAATGTAGGTTCCAATGGCGCGGGTGCCGTCCGTCTTCTTGACATTGGTGGCTACGCGCAGCATGTCGCCCTGATCGTTCATTCGTTGGAAGATCGTGCAGGTGGCGCCGGAAAGCTCGCCCACCTTGTCCACCACCGGGACCTGGGTCTCTATTTCTTGAGTCTGACCCAGCCATGAATTCCCGACCATCAGCTTGGGAAGAGTTACGGTAGCCGTCTCCTTGGAGAACTGGTTGACAGCCTGCCACTTCACGGTTTGAGATGATTCTGTGATGTTGCCGGAATAGGCAACGGTTTCCCGGGCCAGATTCAAGGTGGTGTTGACCTGTTGCTGAATCAGATCGTTGGCCGCTTCACACATGCCGTAGACATCCAGTGCGATCTGGGAGATGTTTTCCTTGCCCAAATCATCCAAGGTGGCCGTGAGCCGTTTGGTGGCTTCGATCCGTTGAGTGGTGACGATAGTGAGGATTACTGCAACGGGGAGAAGCGCGGCGATAGCCGTTAGCCCGATCACTTTGTGACGCAGAGTAAGTTTCATGTCCTGCCCTCGGTTAGTCCGACGATCCAAGAGTTTCGAATCGCCGATGGGCTAGTAGATGTTTCCCAGCCCGGCTTCGATAATAAGCCTTCGCAGAAATGCGATTTCTTTCACTCGGTTCTGAGCAAAAGATGGGCCTTACTCGTATCTAAGGAAGGATATCCCTCAATCCCGAGGGCGATCCCGTTGCAGGCTTGAGCAGATAACTGCCGTATTCGATTGAGATACGGGATAACGCACCGGTCAACCGGCCCTTTACGAAGGGATAGATCTGAGCGAACAGGATGGAGACCCAAAAAATACTGATCCACACAAATACTACCAGAGAGGGACAATTCGGCAAAAAGAGACGTCCATTTCCATCCTCTTGTATTTGGGATTTCCGAAAGTGGATGAGCACATAGAGAATTCCGTATCCGTTTGTATCTATGGGAGGAGATGCTTATATTGAGTTGCTAAATTTGTCACACGGATGCACAGAACCGGTCATCCGACGGCCTATGGCTGCACTGAAGGTGCCGCCGGAGTTATGGAGGAGAAATGTCCGACAACAACTTGCCCCGGGTAGACGTCGTGCCAAACTTGTGCAAGGCCTGCCAGCGGTGCGTCGAGGCTTGCGCACCGGGGGTGCTGGTCACCAACCCGGAACGGGCGTTCAACGAGCTGGGCTATATGTGGGTGGTCTATACGGGTGAAGGCTGCACCGGCTGCGGGATCTGTTTCTACATTTGCCCGGAACCCGGTGCGATCACCGTTTACAAACGCGAGCGGGAAAAGAAAGCGGCTTCGGCCCAGACATCGTAGCCCAGAGGAGTTGACATGCAGAAAGAACTGATTAAAGGCAACGAGGCGGTGGTGAAGGGGGCGATATTGGCCGGCTGCTCGGCGTATTTCGGCTATCCCATCACTCCCGCATCCGAGATCGCCCACGCCGCCGCGCGGTACATGCCGCTGACGGGCGGAACGTTCATTCAGGCCGAGTCCGAAGTGGCCGCCATCAACATGGTGTACGGAGCGGCGGCGGGCGGCGCCCGCTCGATGACCGCGTCTTCGGGTCCCGGAATCTCGCTGAAACAGGAAGGCATTTCCTACATCGCCGCGGCCGAGCTGCCCTGCGTGATCGTGGACATTATGCGGGCCGGACCGGGTCTCGGCAACATCTGGCCGGAGCAGGGGGACTATCATCAAGTCGTGTGGGGCGGCGGTCACGGCAATTACAAGACCGCGGTGTTCGCCCCCAATTGCGCACAGGAAATGTGCGATCTCACCATCCTGGCTTTCGATATCGCCGACAAATACCGCAATCCGGCGGTGGTGCTGGCCGACGGTTACGTAGGCCAGATGATGGAACCGGTGATCTTCCCCCGCCAGCGCTATCAAGTACCCCGCCGTGACTGGGCGCTCTACGCCGACAAGGAATCGAGAACGAATCTGGTCAGCTCGATCCATATGAGCGCCGGTGGTCTCGAAGGGCACAATCGCCACCTGCAAGAGAAGTATGCCAAGATGGAAGCCGAAGAGGTGCGCTTTCAGGAAGTTAAGTGTGAGGATGCGGACTTGGTGCTGATTGGCTACGGGATCGTTTCGCGGATGCTCTACTCGACCACCGAAATCCTCCGCAAGGAAGGGAAAAAGGTGGGGCTTTTGCGGCCGATTAGTCTGTTTCCGTTCCCCGGAAAGCGACTGATGGAACTGGCGGAGGCGGGGAAAGAGTTCCTGGTGGTCGAGCTTTCCAACGGGCAGATGCTGAAAGACGTTCAGCTTGCCACGCGACAGAAGACGCCGATCCATTTCTACAATCGCATGGGCGGAGCGGTGACCTCGGTGGACGAACTGGTGGGCGTTACGCGCCAATACTTGAAGTAGGAGAAGATCATGGCTACCAACGTGCTGAAAAAATCCCCGACGTTCTACGATCACTTCGAGCGCTGGCGTCCGACGCAGAATGAAACCACGCATTACTGTCCCGGGTGCGGCCACGGCAACGTGCACAAGCTGATCGCCGAGGCGTTGGGCGACTTGGGACTCGCCGATCGCGGAATCTTCGTCTCGCCGGTCGGCTGCTCGGTGTTCGCTTACTATTATTTCGACACCGGAAACATTCAGGCGGCGCATGGTCGCGCTCCGGCGGTGGGAACCGGACTAAAGCGGGTTCACCCGCATTCCATTGTGATGACCTATCAGGGAGACGGCGATCTGGCCTCGATCGGCGGACTGGAGATTCTCCACGCCGCCAATCGCGGCGAGAACATGACCGTCTTTTTCATCAATAATGCAATCTACGGCATGACCGGCGGGCAGATGGCGGCCACGACGCTGATCGGGCAGAAGACGACGACCAGTCCCTACGGACGCACCATCGAGAACGAAGGCTATCCGTTGCGGATGAGCGAGCTTCTGGCCACACTGGAGGCGCCGGTGCTCGTCGAGCGCTGTCATCTGGCGGACGCGAAAGGCATCATGGCTTGTCGGAAGGCGGTGCGCAAGGCGATCCAAAACCAAGCCGAGGGCAAGGGATTCTCGTTTGTCGAGATTCTCTCGCCGTGTCCGACGGGCTGGAAGATGACCTCGCTGGAAGCCGAGAAGTTCATCAAAGAGAAGATGATGCCGGTCTTTCCGGTGCAGGTGTTCAGGGACGAGTCGGCTACCCGTGAAGGCCACTTCCGCGAGCCGAAGAATCTCTCCGATCAGGAAATGTGGGAAGCGCTCGATCTCGGGCTGTTCGGCGAGACCCATCCTTTGGACAAGGAATTCCTCGAAAATTTCAAGACCACGCACCTCAAGTTCGCAGGCTTCGGCGGCCAGGGCGTGCTGACGGCAGGAGTGATTCTGGCGGCGGCCGGCATGCAGGAGAACCTGCATGTGTCGTGGATTCCGTCCTACGGACCGGAAATGCGCGGTGGCACCGCCAATGCTTCGGTGGTGTTGTCCAAGGATCCCATCGGCTCGCCCTTGGTGGTGGATCCCGACGTGCTGGTGGCGATGAACGATCCTTCCCTCGACTCGTTCGAGAACAGCGTTGTGAAGGGCGGTCTGATTATTGTCAACTCCTCGATCATCTCGCGCAAGGTACGGCGTAAGGACGTGGTGGCGCTCTACATTCCACTGACCGACATCGCCGCCGAGCATGGCATCACGGCCGCGGCTAACATGGTGCTCTTGGGGGCCTATCTCGAATACAGCAAGCTCTTGCCGGTGGACTCGATCAAGGAAATCATTCCTATCGGAATCAAGCGCAAGCAGCTCGTCGAAGCCAACCTCCGCGTGGTGGATGCCGGTGTGGAATGGATCCGGAAGAGCCTCAGCGACGGCAAGCATAAAGTGATCGTTCCGCCGTCCCGAGAGACTGAATCCACCCCCACCGTTTTTCCCGAGGTGGGCAAGTAGCGGACGGCTTTCAAAACCGCTAAAATGTCTGAATATGACAGGGGCGCACGATCGTGCGCCCCTTGTTTGTTTCCAGAGTCAGGGATTAAGACCCGCTCTACGTACTCCGTGATTTCGCCAGCCATTCTACCCACTCTTCAATTCCCACTCCCGTTCTGGCGGACACGGGAATCACTTCGAGCTGGGCGTTGGTGCGGCGAATGTTTTCCTTGATCTGATCTACATTCACGTCGAGATGCGGCGCGAGGTCCATCTTGCTCAGGAGACAGAGCTGACACTCGCGGAACATGAGCGGATATTTCAGCGGCTTGTCTTCGCCCT harbors:
- a CDS encoding CZB domain-containing protein; its protein translation is MNWSNLTLGRRITISSGVLIILLSVVAVWSYSGVGTVVHKAENVIQGNQLQSLLAHREIDHLNWVTSVCKVLTREDLAVHSVGVQTDDHKCGLGTWLYGEERKEIERRYPTLAPLLKELEDPHRHLHETAVDIDKHLASDAPDRYKASSEILTQRTMPALATVQGIMKRLSEEGEAHVETDEEMLAAAASTRRAVMLLGVIAVIVGVVLSVLTIRSINRALIRIVSAAGEGANQIASAATQVSSAAQGVAEGSQEQAASIEETSSSVEELSAMTKQNADNAKTVAQLMNEATQLVGKASSGAERMDRAMSDIKSASDQTSKIIKTIDEIAFQTNLLALNAAVEAARAGEAGKGFAVVAEEVRNLAMRAAEAAKNTGSLIEENVNRVAGGVQIVDGLRSALSDVQTSAGKVANLVNEVAAASDEQSRGLDQINTAVSQMNQVTQQNAANAEEAASASEEAAGQSESLRELVGELTRLVGGSLNDANHGAHHVYGAPQRPSSVRATSTMYSPTSMAKPKMAPKLSKPAAQTIPLDDDEATVGKF
- a CDS encoding chemotaxis protein CheW; translated protein: MSTPSEASPTSRAGKYLTFVLANEEYGFEILKVREIIGMMNTTSVPGMPHYVKGVINLRGKVIPVIDLRSKFGMTETERTSETCIIVVDVQGQLMGVVVDRVSEVLDIHGQDIEDAPDVGSAVEQDFILGMAKIKGQVKILLDVDRVLSEQEYGALAAGMA
- a CDS encoding cache domain-containing protein, with the protein product MKIAAITYFEPWDWVIGAGSYTEDFNAAANEASAALAAVQRWSLWGGLFILLVMTALSFLMGGKIAGALQRVIAELDESTSQVTSASGQIASTSQSLAQGASEQASSIEETSSSLEEFSAMTKQSAENSRVAASVMSQATQSVKKAAKSAGDMNSAMSEIKAASDQTSKIIKTIDEIAFQTNLLALNAAVEAARAGEAGKGFAVVAEEVRNLAMRSAEAAKNTSSLIEDTLHRVGDGVQVVSGLKTALEEVTESSSKVDSLINEIAGATNEQSQGIEQINAAVGQMNAVTQQTAASAEESASAAEELSGQSEMMKSSMNSLVRLVNG
- a CDS encoding 4Fe-4S ferredoxin encodes the protein MSDNNLPRVDVVPNLCKACQRCVEACAPGVLVTNPERAFNELGYMWVVYTGEGCTGCGICFYICPEPGAITVYKREREKKAASAQTS
- the vorB gene encoding 3-methyl-2-oxobutanoate dehydrogenase subunit VorB; translated protein: MQKELIKGNEAVVKGAILAGCSAYFGYPITPASEIAHAAARYMPLTGGTFIQAESEVAAINMVYGAAAGGARSMTASSGPGISLKQEGISYIAAAELPCVIVDIMRAGPGLGNIWPEQGDYHQVVWGGGHGNYKTAVFAPNCAQEMCDLTILAFDIADKYRNPAVVLADGYVGQMMEPVIFPRQRYQVPRRDWALYADKESRTNLVSSIHMSAGGLEGHNRHLQEKYAKMEAEEVRFQEVKCEDADLVLIGYGIVSRMLYSTTEILRKEGKKVGLLRPISLFPFPGKRLMELAEAGKEFLVVELSNGQMLKDVQLATRQKTPIHFYNRMGGAVTSVDELVGVTRQYLK
- a CDS encoding 2-oxoacid:acceptor oxidoreductase family protein, encoding MATNVLKKSPTFYDHFERWRPTQNETTHYCPGCGHGNVHKLIAEALGDLGLADRGIFVSPVGCSVFAYYYFDTGNIQAAHGRAPAVGTGLKRVHPHSIVMTYQGDGDLASIGGLEILHAANRGENMTVFFINNAIYGMTGGQMAATTLIGQKTTTSPYGRTIENEGYPLRMSELLATLEAPVLVERCHLADAKGIMACRKAVRKAIQNQAEGKGFSFVEILSPCPTGWKMTSLEAEKFIKEKMMPVFPVQVFRDESATREGHFREPKNLSDQEMWEALDLGLFGETHPLDKEFLENFKTTHLKFAGFGGQGVLTAGVILAAAGMQENLHVSWIPSYGPEMRGGTANASVVLSKDPIGSPLVVDPDVLVAMNDPSLDSFENSVVKGGLIIVNSSIISRKVRRKDVVALYIPLTDIAAEHGITAAANMVLLGAYLEYSKLLPVDSIKEIIPIGIKRKQLVEANLRVVDAGVEWIRKSLSDGKHKVIVPPSRETESTPTVFPEVGK